Proteins from a genomic interval of Stenotrophomonas sp. WZN-1:
- a CDS encoding hybrid sensor histidine kinase/response regulator — MPLTGPALGALRILLVEDSPEDAELMSEQMLDAGLEARFERVESEAELRQALAAFQPDIVLSDLSMPGFSGDDALRIVRETSPEVPFIFVSGTMGEENAVAALQKGANDYIIKHLPARLPSAVARAIRDARSAVERARVETELMRAQRLESLSLLAAGLSHDLRNILQPLLIMPDLLKARTDDPQLHHLADVIAECGRRGHEMAESMLSFVRGSRKPSERIEIDGLFDAVALLLRSNVPDAVRLELQVQDEGLVVDANYTELQQVMLNLALNAIQAMPNGGRLSLTASHAGERDGVDWMQICVADEGIGMDADTLSHLFNPFFTTKADGTGLGLISCKRIVEGAGGSIHVSSQPGQGTCFELRLPMHEAIDGSEPVEQLVALGSGQSILVVDGEATRLSLLGNALSSQGYQLQLASDGPAALRWMQQEAMPALVIADAGSKLLPASQLLGEMATLGYRGPALVLEDAAVAVPADAFPAGVEVHVLRKPLQMQQVFRAVAEALG, encoded by the coding sequence ATGCCCCTGACCGGTCCCGCCCTGGGGGCGCTGCGCATCCTGCTGGTGGAGGACTCACCGGAGGATGCCGAGCTGATGTCCGAACAGATGCTCGACGCGGGCCTGGAAGCCCGTTTCGAGCGTGTCGAGAGCGAGGCGGAACTGCGCCAGGCACTGGCTGCGTTCCAGCCGGACATCGTGCTGTCCGACCTGAGCATGCCGGGGTTCTCCGGTGATGACGCGCTGCGCATCGTGCGCGAGACCTCGCCGGAAGTGCCCTTCATCTTCGTCTCCGGCACGATGGGTGAGGAGAACGCGGTGGCGGCGCTGCAGAAGGGCGCCAATGACTACATCATCAAGCATCTGCCGGCACGCCTGCCGTCGGCGGTGGCGCGTGCGATCCGCGATGCACGCAGCGCGGTGGAGCGTGCACGGGTGGAAACCGAACTGATGCGCGCGCAGCGCCTGGAAAGCCTGTCGCTGCTTGCCGCCGGCCTCAGCCACGACCTGCGCAACATCCTGCAGCCGTTGCTGATCATGCCGGACCTGCTGAAGGCGCGCACCGACGATCCGCAGCTGCACCACCTGGCCGATGTCATCGCCGAGTGCGGCCGCCGAGGCCACGAGATGGCCGAATCGATGCTGTCGTTCGTGCGCGGTTCGCGCAAGCCGAGCGAGCGCATCGAGATCGATGGCCTGTTCGATGCGGTGGCACTGCTGTTGCGCAGCAACGTGCCCGATGCCGTACGCCTGGAACTGCAGGTGCAGGACGAAGGCCTGGTGGTCGACGCCAACTACACCGAGCTGCAGCAGGTGATGTTGAACCTGGCGCTCAACGCAATCCAGGCGATGCCCAACGGCGGCCGCCTGAGCCTGACCGCCAGTCATGCCGGCGAGCGCGATGGCGTGGACTGGATGCAGATTTGCGTGGCCGATGAAGGCATCGGCATGGATGCGGACACGCTGTCGCACCTGTTCAATCCGTTTTTCACCACCAAGGCTGATGGCACCGGCCTGGGCCTGATTTCCTGCAAGCGCATCGTCGAAGGTGCCGGCGGCAGCATCCATGTCAGCAGCCAGCCGGGGCAGGGCACCTGCTTCGAACTGCGACTCCCGATGCATGAGGCCATTGATGGCAGCGAGCCGGTCGAGCAGCTGGTGGCCCTGGGCAGTGGCCAGTCGATCCTGGTGGTCGATGGCGAGGCCACGCGCCTGTCGTTGCTTGGCAATGCGCTGTCCAGCCAGGGGTATCAGTTGCAGCTGGCCTCCGATGGTCCGGCGGCACTGCGCTGGATGCAGCAGGAGGCGATGCCGGCGCTGGTGATTGCCGACGCCGGCTCGAAGTTGTTGCCGGCCAGCCAGCTGCTGGGCGAGATGGCCACGCTGGGCTATCGCGGCCCGGCGCTGGTGCTGGAGGACGCAGCTGTTGCGGTGCCCGCCGATGCGTTCCCTGCCGGCGTGGAGGTGCATGTGCTGCGCAAGCCGCTGCAGATGCAGCAGGTGTTCCGCGCGGTGGCCGAGGCGCTGGGCTGA
- a CDS encoding family 20 glycosylhydrolase: protein MVKPSRARMRSALLLGSLLAMLPALPVVAADPTPAAEAPGPQLRAGSLMLIPAPATVQRGQGSGITVRTDTVLHAEGEAAQRVATQFADLLARSGGPRLSLAEGKAATRSGGIRFQIVPTFRDSGESYTLESTAQGVLVQAGNETGLFYGATTLAQLATGGSNGVLPAVQIQDAPRFSWRGFMLDSARHFQSLDEIKRVLDAMAAHKLNTFHWHLTDDQGWRMEIKRYPKLTDVGSCRLPAGDGGIDPVTGKEHPYCGFYTQDQIREVIAYAAKLHIQVIPEIDVPGHATAAIAAYPELGSINTPLKPISEWGVFPNLFNVEDSTVTFLENVLEEVIELFPARYVHVGGDEAVKDQWEASRQVQQRMRALGIKDEMAMQSHIIKRLETFLEEHDRRLIGWDEILEGGLPPQATVMSWQGTEGGLAAASAGHDVIMSPVGYLYLDYLQTASPNEPPGRPTQVNLGKLYNFEPVPAELDADKRGHILGLQANMFTEHTRSYARLQHNLFPRLAAVAETGWSTPEHRDFRDFLARLPAQLQRYRAWGLAYAQTPFEVGVDYTDNRADNTVTMSLANPLGYEVRYSTDGQPVTAQSPLYRQPLTETLPATVQAAAFYQGQMLAAKPTAADFTAQSLLSRRSDELLSCVGKKGLVLRLEDDGPREGPRAVFNVDIFQPCWRWPQAQLDGIGSVEVRAGRIPYYFQLAHDEPKRRFEKAKRAHGEMLVRRGDCSGKVLAEVPLPATPDADGFVTLRAALPKGTQGTGDLCINFTGDTRPAMWVLDEVTLGK from the coding sequence ATGGTCAAGCCTTCCCGCGCCCGGATGCGCAGCGCACTGCTGCTGGGCAGCCTGCTCGCGATGTTGCCGGCACTGCCGGTAGTCGCCGCCGATCCCACGCCTGCTGCTGAAGCACCCGGCCCGCAGCTGCGGGCCGGCAGCCTGATGCTGATTCCGGCCCCGGCCACGGTGCAGCGCGGTCAGGGCAGCGGCATCACCGTGCGCACTGATACCGTGCTGCACGCCGAAGGCGAGGCTGCGCAACGGGTCGCCACCCAGTTCGCCGACCTGCTGGCCCGCAGTGGCGGCCCGCGCCTTTCGCTGGCCGAGGGCAAGGCGGCTACCCGCAGTGGCGGCATCCGCTTCCAGATTGTGCCCACCTTCCGCGACAGCGGCGAAAGCTACACGCTGGAAAGCACCGCGCAGGGCGTGCTGGTGCAGGCCGGCAACGAAACCGGCCTGTTCTATGGCGCGACCACGCTCGCCCAGCTCGCTACCGGCGGCAGCAACGGCGTGCTGCCAGCGGTGCAGATCCAGGATGCGCCGCGCTTCAGCTGGCGCGGTTTCATGCTCGACTCTGCACGGCATTTCCAGAGCCTGGACGAGATCAAGCGCGTGCTCGACGCAATGGCTGCGCACAAGCTCAACACCTTCCATTGGCACCTGACCGATGACCAGGGCTGGCGCATGGAGATCAAGCGCTACCCGAAGCTGACCGACGTGGGCAGCTGCCGCCTGCCGGCCGGTGACGGTGGCATCGATCCGGTCACTGGCAAGGAGCATCCGTACTGCGGCTTCTACACGCAGGACCAGATCCGCGAAGTGATCGCCTATGCCGCGAAGCTGCATATCCAGGTGATTCCGGAAATCGATGTGCCCGGCCATGCCACCGCTGCGATTGCCGCGTACCCGGAACTGGGTTCGATCAACACCCCGCTGAAGCCGATCAGCGAATGGGGCGTGTTCCCGAACCTGTTCAACGTGGAAGACAGCACCGTCACCTTCCTGGAGAACGTGCTGGAGGAAGTGATCGAACTGTTCCCGGCCAGGTATGTGCACGTGGGCGGCGACGAGGCAGTCAAGGACCAGTGGGAAGCCTCCAGGCAGGTGCAGCAGCGCATGCGTGCACTGGGCATCAAGGATGAGATGGCCATGCAGAGCCACATCATCAAGCGCCTGGAGACGTTCCTGGAGGAACACGACCGACGCCTGATCGGCTGGGATGAGATCCTCGAAGGCGGTCTGCCGCCGCAGGCCACGGTGATGTCGTGGCAGGGCACCGAAGGCGGCCTGGCTGCGGCCAGTGCCGGGCATGACGTGATCATGTCGCCGGTCGGCTACCTGTACCTGGACTACCTGCAGACGGCGTCGCCGAACGAACCGCCGGGCCGCCCGACCCAGGTCAACCTCGGCAAGCTCTACAACTTCGAGCCGGTGCCGGCCGAACTGGACGCAGACAAGCGCGGGCACATCCTCGGCCTGCAGGCCAACATGTTCACCGAACACACGCGCAGCTACGCACGCCTGCAGCACAACCTGTTCCCGCGCCTGGCCGCCGTGGCCGAGACCGGCTGGAGCACGCCGGAACATCGCGATTTCCGCGATTTCCTCGCACGCCTGCCGGCACAGCTGCAGCGCTACCGTGCCTGGGGCTTGGCCTATGCGCAGACCCCGTTCGAAGTAGGCGTGGACTACACCGACAACCGCGCGGACAACACGGTGACGATGTCGCTGGCCAATCCACTGGGTTATGAAGTGCGCTACAGCACCGATGGCCAGCCGGTGACCGCGCAGTCGCCGCTGTACCGTCAACCGCTGACCGAAACGCTGCCCGCCACCGTGCAGGCCGCCGCGTTCTACCAGGGCCAGATGCTGGCCGCGAAGCCGACGGCCGCAGACTTCACCGCGCAGTCGTTGCTCAGCCGCCGCAGCGATGAGCTGCTCAGCTGCGTAGGCAAGAAGGGGCTGGTGCTGCGCCTGGAAGACGATGGCCCGCGCGAAGGCCCCCGTGCGGTGTTCAACGTGGACATCTTCCAGCCGTGCTGGCGCTGGCCGCAAGCGCAGCTGGACGGCATCGGCAGCGTGGAAGTGCGTGCGGGCCGCATTCCGTACTACTTCCAGCTGGCCCATGACGAACCCAAGCGTCGCTTCGAGAAGGCCAAGCGCGCGCATGGCGAGATGCTGGTGCGTCGCGGCGATTGCAGCGGCAAGGTGCTCGCTGAGGTACCGCTGCCGGCCACGCCGGATGCCGATGGCTTCGTGACCCTGCGTGCAGCGTTGCCGAAGGGTACACAGGGTACCGGTGACCTGTGCATCAACTTCACCGGCGACACGCGCCCGGCGATGTGGGTGCTGGATGAGGTCACGCTGGGGAAATGA
- a CDS encoding BON domain-containing protein yields the protein MSNTTRTLIASALTLGLALSSSAAFAKDPAAKSPPTSTHPTTHADRHDSNEPVTDSWITTKVKADLLASSNVPGTEIKVETVNGVVSLSGAVATQAEKDRAVTTAKGIKGVTRVDAAALKVSAAAKR from the coding sequence ATGAGCAATACCACCCGCACGCTGATTGCTTCCGCCCTGACGCTGGGCCTGGCGCTGTCCTCCTCGGCTGCATTCGCCAAGGACCCGGCCGCGAAGAGCCCGCCGACCAGCACCCATCCGACGACCCATGCCGATCGCCATGACTCCAACGAGCCGGTGACCGACAGCTGGATCACCACCAAGGTGAAGGCCGACCTGCTGGCCAGCAGCAACGTTCCGGGCACTGAAATCAAGGTGGAAACCGTGAACGGCGTGGTCAGCCTGAGCGGTGCCGTGGCCACCCAGGCCGAGAAGGACAGGGCGGTCACCACTGCCAAGGGCATCAAGGGCGTGACCCGCGTCGATGCCGCCGCGTTGAAGGTCAGCGCTGCCGCCAAGCGCTGA
- a CDS encoding ATP-binding protein, with the protein MALVFSDDIWDRWRLPALALAAAAIIVVPWLTLRKLQHDSEQAMAWVNHTQAVGVALQQLQADVRDVESAALTLSKGVDAPGLRERMARANEIPGRLAELGRMTRDNPDQLIRIGRIESMLEGRLAVARELARSEPNSDQRELVQDLSTRYPIRGLVEELQASEQKLLALRAEQAARQRKQTELVSWSSLVIQLALLGLVLWLLQRQIGRRLHAERQSLRSAARAASVLQTVREPIVLLDRDLRVQLHNPAFAELYGLQDERADGLLLETVGDNAWQDPVVRQRLADVLSRGRELWDFEHEQRTADGMVRYMLLNARRMPLPDTDDEVVLLTISDVTMQRAVQLRVEELNRQLEGKVAQVSEVNRELEAFSYSVSHDLRAPLRHVAGFSDKLSRHLGDAADDKSRHYLEVISSSARRMAALIDDLLVYSRLGRVAMRQQAVDMQSLVADTRAMLDSNLQAEAENSGHAHQVEWSIAPLPIVVGDENMIRQVWLNLLGNAVKYSGNREPAKIRVDYQPQPDGGHQFTVSDNGAGFDMAYAGKLFGVFQRLHKASDYPGTGIGLASVRRVLTRHGGRIWAEAEPDVGATFHFYLPPAIDADKQGPSA; encoded by the coding sequence ATGGCGCTGGTTTTCAGTGACGACATCTGGGACCGCTGGCGGTTGCCGGCCCTGGCGCTGGCCGCTGCAGCGATCATCGTGGTGCCGTGGTTGACCCTGCGCAAACTGCAGCACGACAGCGAACAAGCGATGGCCTGGGTCAACCACACCCAGGCCGTTGGCGTGGCGCTGCAGCAACTGCAGGCCGACGTGCGCGATGTCGAATCGGCGGCATTGACCCTTTCCAAGGGGGTGGATGCCCCCGGCCTGCGCGAGCGCATGGCCAGGGCCAACGAGATTCCCGGGCGCCTGGCCGAACTGGGCCGGATGACCCGCGACAATCCCGACCAGCTGATCCGCATCGGTCGGATCGAATCGATGCTGGAAGGCCGCCTGGCGGTGGCCCGCGAGCTGGCCAGGTCCGAACCGAACAGCGACCAGCGTGAGCTGGTGCAGGACCTGAGCACGCGTTACCCGATTCGTGGCCTGGTGGAAGAGCTGCAGGCCAGCGAGCAGAAGCTGCTGGCGCTGCGGGCCGAGCAGGCCGCGCGCCAGCGCAAGCAGACCGAACTGGTGTCGTGGAGTTCGCTGGTGATCCAGCTGGCGCTGCTCGGCCTGGTGCTGTGGCTGCTGCAGCGGCAGATCGGCCGTCGCCTCCATGCGGAGCGGCAATCGCTGCGCTCGGCTGCACGCGCGGCCTCGGTGCTGCAGACTGTGCGCGAACCGATCGTGCTGCTCGACCGCGACCTGCGCGTGCAGCTGCACAACCCGGCATTCGCCGAACTGTACGGCCTGCAGGACGAGCGCGCCGATGGCCTGCTGCTGGAGACGGTTGGCGACAACGCCTGGCAGGATCCGGTGGTGCGACAGCGCCTGGCCGACGTACTGTCGCGCGGTCGCGAACTCTGGGACTTCGAGCACGAGCAGCGCACTGCCGATGGCATGGTGCGCTACATGCTGCTCAACGCACGGCGCATGCCGCTGCCCGACACCGATGACGAAGTGGTGCTGCTGACCATCAGCGACGTCACCATGCAGCGCGCAGTGCAGCTGCGCGTGGAAGAGCTGAACCGCCAGCTGGAAGGAAAGGTTGCGCAGGTGTCCGAGGTCAACCGCGAGCTGGAGGCTTTCAGCTACTCGGTTTCGCACGACCTGCGTGCGCCGCTGCGCCACGTGGCCGGATTCTCCGACAAGCTGTCGCGCCACCTCGGCGACGCCGCCGATGACAAGAGCCGGCACTACCTGGAAGTGATCTCCAGTTCGGCCCGGCGCATGGCGGCACTGATCGACGACCTGCTGGTGTACTCGCGGCTGGGCCGCGTGGCGATGCGCCAGCAGGCGGTGGACATGCAGTCGTTGGTGGCCGATACCCGCGCCATGCTCGATTCCAACCTGCAGGCCGAGGCCGAGAACAGCGGCCATGCGCACCAGGTGGAATGGAGCATCGCGCCATTGCCGATCGTGGTGGGCGACGAGAACATGATCCGCCAGGTCTGGCTGAACCTGCTCGGCAACGCGGTGAAGTACTCGGGCAACCGCGAGCCGGCGAAGATCCGCGTGGATTACCAGCCGCAGCCAGATGGCGGCCATCAGTTCACGGTCAGCGACAATGGTGCAGGCTTTGACATGGCCTACGCCGGCAAACTGTTTGGTGTGTTCCAGCGCCTGCACAAGGCCAGTGACTACCCGGGTACCGGCATAGGCCTGGCCAGCGTGCGCCGCGTGCTGACCCGCCATGGCGGCCGTATCTGGGCCGAGGCCGAACCGGACGTCGGCGCCACCTTCCACTTCTACCTGCCTCCCGCGATCGACGCGGACAAACAAGGGCCTTCTGCATGA
- the folK gene encoding 2-amino-4-hydroxy-6-hydroxymethyldihydropteridine diphosphokinase — translation MTTVLLSLGSNVQPRRYLHAAVAALRERFGALQVSPAYRTAAVGFDGPAFLNNAVAIETDLPLQELDDWLHALEDAHGRDRSGPRFSDRTLDIDVVFYGDLVVEGPGHLRIPRPELKHAFVLKPLADIAPGFIDPVSGLDLATLWRAHKQFGEAFEVVDLE, via the coding sequence ATGACGACCGTGCTCCTGAGCCTGGGCAGCAATGTCCAGCCCCGCCGCTACCTCCACGCCGCGGTGGCGGCCCTGCGCGAGCGCTTCGGCGCGCTGCAGGTATCGCCGGCCTACCGTACCGCCGCGGTCGGCTTCGATGGCCCGGCCTTCCTCAACAATGCGGTGGCGATCGAGACCGATCTGCCGCTGCAGGAGCTGGACGATTGGCTGCATGCGCTGGAAGACGCGCACGGTCGCGACCGCAGCGGGCCGCGCTTCTCCGACCGGACCCTGGACATCGACGTGGTGTTCTACGGCGACCTGGTGGTGGAAGGCCCCGGCCACCTGCGCATTCCGCGCCCGGAGCTGAAGCATGCCTTCGTGCTGAAGCCGCTGGCCGACATCGCGCCGGGCTTCATCGACCCGGTCAGCGGGTTGGACCTGGCAACGCTGTGGCGTGCGCACAAGCAGTTTGGCGAGGCGTTCGAGGTGGTGGACCTCGAGTGA
- a CDS encoding response regulator yields the protein MTTLRTILLAEDSPADAEMAIDALEEARLANPIVHVEDGVEVMDYLLRRGAFASREEGLPAVLLLDIKMPRMDGLEVLRQIREHEELKRLPVVILSSSREESDLARSWDMGVNAYVVKPVDVDQFFGAVQTLGKFWALINQAPELE from the coding sequence ATGACCACTCTGCGCACCATTCTTCTCGCCGAAGACAGCCCGGCTGACGCCGAAATGGCGATCGACGCCCTGGAAGAGGCGCGTCTGGCCAATCCCATCGTGCACGTCGAAGACGGCGTGGAAGTGATGGACTACCTGCTGCGCCGCGGCGCCTTCGCCAGCCGCGAGGAAGGCCTGCCGGCGGTACTGCTGCTGGACATCAAGATGCCGCGCATGGATGGCCTGGAGGTGCTGCGGCAGATCCGCGAGCACGAAGAACTCAAGCGCCTGCCGGTGGTGATCCTGTCGTCTTCGCGCGAGGAAAGCGATCTGGCCCGCAGCTGGGACATGGGCGTGAACGCCTACGTGGTCAAGCCGGTGGACGTGGACCAGTTCTTCGGCGCGGTGCAGACCCTGGGCAAGTTCTGGGCGTTGATCAACCAGGCACCGGAACTCGAGTGA
- a CDS encoding 20S proteasome subunit A/B, translated as MTYCVGIEVDEGLVFAADTRTNASLDDVRVHRKLHVFEYPGQAAYVLMAAGNLATTQLLVSRLGRDAGERRAPNLRDMNHLFEAAEYVGQLLVDSQVHSSHSEHGHDGVNTQATLIFGGQIAGERPGLYMIYPLGNAIAASPETPYLQIGESKYGKPILDRILSPATRLEDAARTAIVSLDSTIRSNLSVGLPIDLALLRDGELRIGRQLRLGADSALYADIHQNWSRRLEQAVDALPRFPWETLDR; from the coding sequence ATGACCTATTGCGTTGGAATCGAGGTGGACGAGGGCCTGGTCTTTGCTGCCGACACCCGGACCAATGCCTCGCTGGACGATGTGCGCGTGCACCGCAAGCTGCACGTGTTCGAATATCCTGGCCAGGCAGCCTACGTGCTGATGGCGGCTGGCAACCTGGCCACCACCCAGCTGCTGGTGTCGCGCCTGGGGCGCGATGCCGGCGAACGGCGCGCGCCCAACCTGCGCGACATGAACCACCTGTTCGAAGCCGCCGAGTACGTCGGCCAGCTGCTGGTGGACAGCCAGGTGCACAGCAGCCATAGCGAGCATGGCCATGATGGGGTCAATACCCAGGCCACGCTGATCTTCGGCGGCCAGATCGCCGGCGAGCGCCCCGGGCTGTACATGATCTACCCGCTCGGCAACGCCATCGCCGCCTCGCCGGAGACGCCGTACCTGCAGATCGGTGAATCCAAGTACGGCAAGCCGATCCTCGACCGCATCCTCAGCCCGGCCACGCGCCTGGAAGATGCGGCGCGCACCGCCATCGTCTCGCTGGACTCCACCATCCGTTCCAACCTGTCGGTGGGCCTGCCGATCGACCTGGCGCTGCTGCGCGACGGTGAACTGCGCATCGGCCGGCAGCTGCGGCTGGGCGCGGATTCAGCGTTGTATGCGGACATCCACCAGAACTGGTCACGGCGGCTGGAACAGGCGGTGGACGCCCTGCCGCGCTTCCCCTGGGAAACGCTGGACCGGTAG
- a CDS encoding VanZ family protein, which produces MAPVSHALPVIKPLRRPRLWTALWVTAVLLVIVVCLIPPPTIPLPENSDKGEHFLAYFILAGSAVQLFRRGRPLLWVGVGLVLMGIGIEFAQGALTSNRTADPMDALANTIGVLAGLATALTPLRDLLLRWRG; this is translated from the coding sequence CTGGCGCCTGTGAGCCACGCGTTGCCGGTAATCAAGCCGCTGCGGCGGCCGCGGTTGTGGACCGCACTGTGGGTCACCGCAGTGCTGCTGGTGATCGTGGTCTGCCTGATCCCGCCGCCGACGATTCCATTGCCGGAAAACAGCGACAAGGGCGAGCACTTTCTTGCTTACTTCATTCTGGCGGGCAGTGCGGTACAGCTGTTCCGGCGCGGGCGGCCGCTGCTGTGGGTCGGTGTAGGCCTGGTGCTGATGGGCATCGGCATCGAGTTCGCGCAGGGCGCGCTGACCAGCAACCGCACTGCCGACCCGATGGATGCGCTGGCCAACACCATTGGCGTGCTGGCCGGCCTGGCCACGGCACTGACGCCGCTGCGCGACCTGCTGTTGCGCTGGCGCGGGTAA
- a CDS encoding pteridine reductase yields MSDTHPVVLITGSARRIGAAIARQFHACGWSVVLHANTSSTELQQAAFDFDNVRPGSVLALQADLRDADALPDLVEQAVTHFGRLDALVNNASNFFPTPLGQVTAEAMDELYAVNARAPLLLSQAAAPYLRRQQGCIVNLTDLHGTDPMRDHIAYTMAKAALEMATRSLALELAPKVRVNAVAPGAILWPEQGKDDFAREALLARTPLARIGTVEEIAEAVYWLVAEASFVTGHTLRVDGGRTVS; encoded by the coding sequence ATGAGCGACACCCACCCCGTGGTCCTGATCACCGGCAGCGCGCGCCGGATCGGTGCGGCCATCGCCCGCCAGTTCCACGCCTGTGGCTGGTCGGTGGTGCTGCATGCCAACACCTCCAGCACCGAGCTGCAGCAGGCCGCGTTCGATTTCGACAACGTGCGCCCGGGCAGCGTGCTGGCCCTGCAGGCCGACCTGCGTGACGCCGACGCCCTGCCCGACCTGGTGGAACAGGCCGTTACCCACTTCGGGCGACTGGACGCGCTGGTCAACAACGCCTCCAACTTCTTCCCCACTCCCCTTGGCCAGGTCACCGCCGAGGCAATGGACGAGTTGTACGCGGTCAACGCGCGCGCGCCGCTGCTGCTGTCACAGGCGGCGGCACCCTACCTGCGCCGCCAGCAGGGCTGCATCGTCAACCTGACCGACCTGCACGGCACCGACCCGATGCGCGACCACATCGCCTACACCATGGCCAAGGCCGCGCTGGAGATGGCCACGCGCTCGCTGGCGCTGGAGCTGGCGCCGAAGGTGCGGGTCAATGCGGTAGCGCCCGGTGCGATCCTGTGGCCGGAACAGGGCAAGGACGATTTCGCCCGCGAGGCGCTGCTGGCGCGCACGCCGCTGGCGCGGATCGGCACCGTCGAGGAGATCGCCGAGGCGGTGTACTGGCTGGTGGCCGAAGCCAGTTTCGTCACCGGCCACACCCTGCGCGTGGATGGCGGGCGTACGGTCAGTTGA
- a CDS encoding SAM-dependent methyltransferase produces the protein MQPTFPLPEADALAHSDQLAAALRAEILAQGGAMPFSRFMELCLYTPGWGYYSAGASKFGGSGDFTTAPELGSLFAGSVANALAPVFGQLGAQARMLELGGGTGAFAEAVLIRLAELDALPSRYAILEPSADLRERQQQRLQQNLPAELVARVDWIDRPFEEDWEGVVFANEVIDALPTPRFLIRDGEVYEETVELDVEGNFIRGAQPADILLNGAVRHIERYLEKPFAEGYRSEVLPQLPYWLQAVAGGLQRGAMLFVDYGYNRGEFYQHDRDDGTVRAFYRHHVHNDVHRWPGLQDITASVDFTAMAEAGLHGGFELAGYCSQASFLLGNGLDQVLLLAEERTDEVGRIQLRDQVKKLTLPTEMGERFQAIGLQRGVDFEPAFELGDLSWRL, from the coding sequence ATGCAGCCCACCTTCCCCCTGCCCGAAGCCGATGCCCTGGCCCACAGCGACCAGCTGGCGGCCGCCCTGCGCGCCGAAATCCTTGCGCAGGGCGGGGCAATGCCGTTCTCCCGCTTCATGGAGCTGTGCCTGTATACCCCGGGCTGGGGTTATTACAGCGCCGGCGCCAGCAAATTCGGCGGCAGTGGCGACTTCACCACCGCGCCCGAGCTCGGCAGCCTGTTCGCCGGCAGCGTGGCCAATGCGCTGGCGCCGGTGTTCGGCCAGCTGGGCGCGCAGGCGCGGATGCTGGAACTGGGGGGTGGTACCGGCGCCTTCGCTGAGGCCGTGCTGATCCGCCTGGCCGAGCTGGACGCGCTGCCGTCGCGCTACGCCATCCTCGAACCCAGCGCCGACCTGCGCGAGCGCCAGCAGCAGCGCCTGCAGCAGAACCTGCCGGCCGAGCTGGTCGCGCGCGTGGACTGGATCGACCGCCCGTTCGAAGAGGACTGGGAGGGCGTGGTGTTCGCCAACGAGGTGATCGATGCGCTGCCGACCCCGCGCTTCCTGATCCGGGACGGCGAGGTCTACGAGGAAACCGTCGAGCTGGACGTCGAAGGCAACTTCATCCGTGGCGCGCAGCCGGCGGACATCCTGCTCAACGGGGCGGTGCGTCATATCGAGCGCTACCTGGAGAAGCCCTTCGCCGAGGGCTACCGCTCCGAGGTGCTGCCGCAGCTGCCGTACTGGCTGCAGGCGGTGGCGGGCGGCCTGCAGCGCGGCGCGATGCTGTTCGTCGATTACGGCTACAACCGCGGCGAGTTCTACCAGCACGACCGTGACGATGGCACCGTGCGTGCGTTCTACCGCCACCACGTGCACAACGACGTGCACCGCTGGCCGGGCCTGCAGGACATCACCGCGTCGGTGGATTTCACCGCGATGGCCGAGGCTGGGCTGCACGGTGGTTTTGAACTGGCCGGCTACTGCAGCCAAGCCAGCTTCCTGCTCGGTAATGGCCTGGACCAGGTGCTGCTGCTGGCCGAGGAACGCACCGATGAAGTGGGGCGCATCCAGCTGCGCGACCAGGTGAAGAAGCTGACCCTGCCGACCGAGATGGGCGAGCGCTTCCAGGCCATCGGCCTGCAGCGTGGCGTCGATTTCGAACCGGCCTTCGAGCTGGGTGACCTGAGCTGGCGCCTGTGA